The Granulicella sibirica genome has a segment encoding these proteins:
- a CDS encoding ATP-binding protein: MKDAFQTRVLALVLAFATLGACVLAGLNLSSESTFLTPSDGIWWIEAHGGLRAEQVPVGSPGERAGIRKGDILQAVDDRPTLRLAPYVRETVRLGVYSRASYSIARELNHTAATAPSYAKLDIQVILEPTDRSAYQPFRLMALVYLSIGLYVLFRRWTAPKSTHFFVFCLVSFVLYTFRYTGQFDALDWIIFWSSIVASGLQPALFLHFAVSFSDTPGAGRHYLRRRALAALLYLPGLFLVGLQIAAIQLWSATEILRHRLDQIAVGYLALYYVIAAVVFSLRYRRTQFPLQRQQLKWLTRGTLLAVIPFTILYVIPYLADWSVPALLVKVSGLSLVLIPLTFSWAIVRYRLMDVDLIFKRGVTYTLATAAIVGLYFGVVGITAEILRSRLQSLGTWGLLAAIITTGLLFDPLKRMIQARVDRLFDRKRFDYRETLVDFGRGLNSQTDLRALLDAIVERLPQTLLVTRVAVFLDANDDGTRRKHPFVLAASHGLHNLKPEDTERLDMGFFEFDHFGAANHLFLENPHQALSLPEPQRQSASRLDLNYYLPCRVANREGVGTRTVAVIGLGRTNDGDFLTSEDMELLESLAGYIGIAIQNAKLYSRLEDKISEFERLKEFHENIVESINIGIFAVDLGGHIGSWNTQMETMYGIRRSEALNQPLSAIFPDDFAARFDSLRDEVGTHTLYKFRVTLPSGEARIANIAIAPLVTRDFVKVGRIILVDDITDRIQLETQLTQAEKLSSIGLLAAGVAHEVNTPLAVISSYTQMLSKHMRDDAKVAPVLEKITQQTFRASEIVNGLLNFSRTSGSEFTSIDLNQLLRDTTTLLEHQFKTAVIRLEVSYDPSLPRIHGNQGKLQQVILNLMLNAKDAMHGVPNAVLRIATGEDSTAGSTKVFATIQDCGGGIEREHLHRIYDPFFTTKVKPQEGQHKGTGLGLAVTYGIMQEHAGKIQVDSEVGVGTTFRLEFPAADARPRQATTVSDPSKESIHA; the protein is encoded by the coding sequence ATGAAAGACGCCTTCCAGACACGCGTTCTCGCCCTCGTGCTCGCCTTTGCGACGCTTGGTGCCTGTGTGCTGGCGGGCCTCAATCTTTCCAGCGAGAGCACCTTCCTAACCCCTTCCGACGGCATCTGGTGGATCGAGGCCCACGGCGGTCTTCGCGCGGAACAGGTCCCGGTCGGGTCTCCCGGCGAACGCGCGGGTATCCGCAAGGGAGATATCCTCCAGGCGGTCGACGATCGCCCCACTCTTCGTCTCGCTCCGTATGTCCGTGAGACCGTTCGCCTCGGCGTCTATTCCCGCGCGAGCTACAGCATTGCCCGCGAGCTCAACCACACGGCCGCGACCGCTCCTTCGTACGCAAAACTCGACATCCAGGTCATTCTCGAGCCCACCGACCGCAGCGCCTACCAGCCCTTCCGCCTGATGGCCCTGGTTTACCTGTCGATCGGTCTCTACGTCCTCTTCCGCCGCTGGACGGCTCCGAAGTCGACCCACTTCTTCGTCTTCTGCCTCGTCTCGTTCGTGCTCTACACGTTCCGTTACACAGGCCAGTTCGACGCCCTGGACTGGATCATTTTCTGGTCAAGCATCGTCGCTTCCGGCCTTCAACCGGCACTCTTCCTCCACTTCGCCGTCAGCTTCTCCGACACTCCCGGAGCCGGCCGCCACTATCTACGCCGCCGCGCCCTCGCCGCGCTCCTCTATCTCCCCGGCCTCTTCCTCGTTGGCTTGCAGATCGCCGCCATCCAGCTCTGGTCAGCCACCGAAATCCTCCGGCACCGTCTCGACCAGATCGCCGTCGGCTATCTTGCCCTCTACTACGTCATCGCGGCCGTCGTCTTCAGTCTCCGCTACCGCCGCACCCAGTTCCCCCTGCAGCGTCAGCAGTTGAAGTGGCTCACCCGTGGCACCCTGCTCGCGGTGATCCCCTTCACGATCCTCTACGTCATTCCCTACCTCGCAGACTGGAGCGTCCCCGCGCTCTTGGTCAAGGTCTCCGGGCTCTCCCTCGTCCTGATCCCCCTGACCTTTAGCTGGGCGATCGTCCGCTACCGCCTCATGGACGTCGACCTCATCTTCAAGCGCGGCGTCACCTACACCCTCGCGACCGCGGCCATCGTCGGCCTCTACTTCGGTGTTGTCGGTATCACCGCCGAGATCCTGCGCTCGCGTCTGCAGAGCCTCGGTACCTGGGGTCTGCTCGCTGCCATCATCACCACCGGCCTTCTCTTCGATCCGCTCAAGCGCATGATTCAGGCGCGCGTCGATCGGCTCTTCGACCGCAAACGCTTCGACTATCGCGAGACCCTCGTCGACTTTGGACGCGGCCTCAACTCCCAGACCGACCTCCGCGCTCTCCTTGACGCCATTGTCGAGCGCCTCCCGCAAACCCTCCTCGTCACGCGCGTCGCCGTCTTCCTCGATGCCAACGACGACGGAACCCGCCGCAAGCACCCGTTCGTCCTCGCCGCGTCACACGGCCTTCACAACCTCAAACCCGAAGACACCGAGCGGCTCGACATGGGCTTCTTCGAGTTCGACCACTTCGGCGCGGCCAACCATCTCTTCCTTGAGAACCCCCACCAGGCCCTGTCGCTCCCCGAACCGCAGCGCCAGAGCGCAAGCCGCCTCGACCTGAACTACTACCTCCCATGTCGAGTCGCCAACCGCGAAGGTGTCGGCACCCGCACCGTAGCCGTCATCGGCCTCGGCCGCACCAACGATGGCGACTTCCTCACCAGCGAGGACATGGAGCTTCTCGAATCGCTCGCCGGCTACATCGGCATCGCTATCCAGAACGCCAAGCTCTACAGCCGTCTCGAAGACAAGATCTCCGAGTTCGAGCGACTCAAGGAATTCCACGAGAACATCGTCGAATCGATCAACATCGGCATCTTCGCCGTCGACCTCGGCGGTCACATCGGAAGCTGGAACACCCAGATGGAGACCATGTACGGCATCCGCCGCTCGGAAGCCCTCAACCAGCCCCTCTCCGCTATCTTCCCGGACGACTTCGCCGCCCGCTTCGACAGCCTGCGCGACGAGGTCGGCACCCACACCCTCTATAAGTTCCGCGTCACCCTGCCCTCAGGCGAGGCACGCATCGCCAACATCGCCATCGCCCCCCTCGTCACGCGCGACTTCGTCAAGGTCGGACGCATCATCCTCGTCGACGACATCACCGACCGCATCCAGCTCGAGACCCAGCTCACCCAGGCCGAGAAGCTCTCCTCCATCGGCCTCCTCGCCGCCGGCGTGGCCCACGAAGTCAATACGCCTCTTGCCGTCATCTCCAGCTACACGCAGATGCTCTCAAAGCACATGCGCGACGATGCCAAGGTCGCCCCCGTCCTCGAAAAGATCACCCAGCAGACCTTCCGCGCTTCCGAGATCGTCAATGGACTGCTGAACTTCTCCCGCACCAGCGGCTCTGAATTCACCTCGATCGATCTCAACCAGCTCCTGCGAGACACCACCACGCTCCTCGAGCATCAGTTCAAGACCGCCGTCATTCGCCTCGAAGTCAGCTACGACCCCAGCCTCCCACGCATTCACGGAAATCAAGGCAAGCTCCAGCAGGTCATTCTCAACTTGATGCTCAACGCCAAGGACGCCATGCACGGCGTACCGAACGCCGTCCTCCGCATCGCAACCGGAGAAGACTCTACCGCAGGCTCGACCAAGGTCTTTGCCACCATCCAGGACTGCGGCGGAGGCATCGAGCGTGAACATCTCCATCGCATCTACGACCCCTTCTTCACCACCAAGGTGAAACCCCAGGAGGGCCAGCACAAGGGTACCGGCCTCGGCCTCGCCGTTACCTACGGCATCATGCAGGAGCACGCGGGCAAGATCCAGGTCGACAGCGAAGTCGGCGTAGGAACCACCTTCCGTCTCGAGTTCCCCGCAGCCGACGCACGCCCCCGCCAGGCCACCACCGTCTCCGACCCAAGCAAGGAATCAATACATGCCTGA
- a CDS encoding VOC family protein, translating into MSFDPAAQSPVILIAPVLPVSDMARALAFYAKMGFIVQTANKEYAVLFWRHAHLHLSVRETEPCTASCCGAYFYPPPGTLDALQAEFIKAGVPISSPLAMRPWHMNELTVNDPDGNLLRFGEHGRTTRTFA; encoded by the coding sequence GTGTCCTTCGATCCAGCAGCACAAAGCCCGGTCATTCTCATTGCCCCTGTCCTTCCGGTCAGCGACATGGCGCGCGCCCTCGCGTTCTACGCGAAGATGGGCTTCATCGTCCAGACAGCCAACAAGGAATACGCAGTCCTGTTCTGGCGGCACGCCCACCTTCACCTCTCGGTGAGGGAGACCGAACCGTGTACCGCGAGCTGCTGTGGTGCGTATTTCTATCCACCCCCGGGGACGCTTGATGCACTGCAGGCGGAGTTCATCAAAGCGGGAGTCCCCATCAGTTCGCCCCTCGCGATGCGCCCATGGCACATGAACGAACTCACGGTGAATGATCCCGATGGCAATCTGCTCCGCTTCGGAGAGCATGGGAGAACGACCCGTACCTTCGCGTAA
- a CDS encoding alpha-ketoacid dehydrogenase subunit alpha/beta, with protein sequence MAEKSVKSAEVRLRGREAAEHPLSREQMIEFYRLMYLSRKTDDREIVLKRQQKIFFQISCAGHEALLVAAGMALKPGYDWFFPYYRDRAICLALGNTVEEQLLQSVGAADDPASGGRQMPSHWTSKRLNVVTPSSATATQCLHAIGCAEAGRYFSRHPEAAEKHTGDYREFKDVTFHGDEVTYVSIGEGSTSQGEFWESLNTASNSKLPVLYVVEDNGYAISTPVEANTPGGNISRLIANFPNFHFAEVDGTDAVESYKAMVEAVAYCRSGRGPALVHGHVIRPYSHSMSEDERDYRAADELEADALRDPISKMQVVLIREGILDVAGINALERQVDAEVQWAADRAVAAKLPEVSSILKHQYSEDLSPTDSRFATDPVVADAGTERTMADLINTCLKDEMRRDPRIVVFGEDVADATREGALKGGKIKGKGGVFKLTAGLQTEFGSDRVWNSPLAEANIVGRAIGMAARGMKPVVEIQFFDYIWPAMHQIRNELSVFRWRSNGTFSSPLVIRVPIGGYLTGGSIYHSQSGESIFTHTPGVRVVMPSNAQDALGLLRTAIRCDDPVLFLEHKRLYRETFGRAAYPGPDYTIPFGKAKIVRPGKDLTVVTYGAVVPRALQAAQKIHREAGIDVELIDLRSLSPYDWDAIATSVKKTNRVIVAHEDMLSWGYGAEIAARIGEELFHDLDAPVRRVAAMDTFVAYQPLLEDAILPQPEDLYRAMKDIAAF encoded by the coding sequence ATGGCAGAGAAGTCGGTGAAGAGCGCGGAGGTTCGACTGCGTGGCCGCGAGGCGGCTGAGCATCCGCTGTCGCGGGAACAGATGATCGAGTTCTACCGGCTGATGTACCTGTCGCGAAAGACCGACGATCGGGAGATCGTGCTGAAGCGGCAGCAGAAGATCTTCTTCCAGATTTCCTGCGCGGGACATGAGGCTCTGCTGGTTGCCGCGGGGATGGCGCTCAAGCCAGGGTACGACTGGTTTTTTCCATATTACAGAGACCGGGCGATCTGCCTGGCGTTGGGAAATACTGTTGAGGAGCAGTTGCTGCAGTCGGTGGGCGCGGCCGACGATCCGGCGAGCGGCGGGCGGCAGATGCCGTCGCACTGGACGAGCAAGAGGCTGAATGTCGTTACGCCGAGTTCGGCGACCGCGACGCAATGCCTGCACGCGATCGGCTGCGCGGAGGCTGGACGGTACTTCTCGCGGCACCCGGAGGCAGCGGAGAAGCATACCGGGGATTACCGGGAGTTCAAGGACGTCACGTTTCACGGCGATGAGGTGACGTATGTGTCGATCGGTGAGGGGTCTACCAGCCAAGGGGAGTTCTGGGAATCGCTGAATACGGCCTCAAACTCGAAGCTGCCGGTGCTTTATGTCGTTGAAGATAATGGGTATGCTATTTCGACGCCGGTTGAGGCGAATACGCCCGGGGGAAATATTTCGCGGCTGATCGCGAACTTCCCGAACTTCCACTTTGCCGAAGTGGACGGCACGGATGCGGTCGAGAGCTACAAAGCCATGGTGGAGGCGGTGGCGTATTGCCGGTCAGGACGTGGTCCGGCGCTGGTACACGGACACGTCATTCGGCCGTACTCTCACTCGATGAGCGAGGACGAGCGGGACTACCGGGCGGCAGACGAGCTTGAGGCCGATGCGCTGCGGGACCCGATCTCGAAGATGCAGGTGGTGCTGATTCGCGAGGGGATTCTGGACGTTGCCGGGATCAATGCGTTGGAGCGCCAGGTAGATGCCGAGGTTCAGTGGGCGGCGGATCGGGCGGTCGCGGCGAAGCTGCCGGAGGTGTCGTCGATCCTGAAGCACCAGTACTCGGAAGATTTATCGCCGACGGATTCCAGGTTCGCGACAGATCCGGTTGTCGCTGATGCTGGCACAGAGCGGACGATGGCGGACCTGATCAACACCTGCCTCAAGGACGAGATGCGGCGGGATCCCAGGATCGTCGTATTTGGCGAAGATGTGGCCGACGCGACGCGGGAGGGTGCGCTCAAGGGCGGGAAGATCAAGGGCAAGGGTGGGGTCTTCAAGCTGACGGCGGGATTGCAGACGGAGTTTGGCAGCGACCGGGTTTGGAACTCGCCGCTGGCCGAGGCGAACATTGTCGGGCGGGCGATAGGCATGGCGGCTCGCGGAATGAAGCCCGTGGTCGAGATTCAATTCTTCGATTACATATGGCCTGCTATGCACCAGATCCGGAACGAGTTATCTGTCTTCCGGTGGCGCTCGAACGGAACGTTCAGCAGCCCCCTGGTTATCCGTGTGCCGATCGGTGGGTACCTGACGGGCGGTTCGATTTATCACTCGCAGTCAGGTGAGAGCATCTTTACGCACACTCCAGGCGTTCGCGTGGTGATGCCTTCGAACGCTCAGGATGCTCTTGGGCTGCTGCGGACGGCGATCCGCTGCGACGATCCGGTGCTGTTTCTGGAGCATAAGAGGCTTTACCGGGAGACCTTCGGGCGAGCCGCCTATCCAGGGCCGGACTATACGATTCCGTTTGGCAAGGCGAAGATCGTTCGCCCGGGGAAGGATCTGACGGTCGTGACTTATGGGGCGGTGGTGCCACGGGCATTGCAGGCGGCACAGAAGATTCACCGTGAGGCCGGGATCGACGTGGAGCTGATCGATCTGCGGTCGCTGAGCCCCTATGACTGGGATGCGATTGCGACTTCGGTAAAGAAGACGAATCGTGTGATCGTGGCGCACGAGGATATGCTGAGTTGGGGCTACGGGGCCGAGATTGCGGCGCGGATTGGGGAGGAGCTATTTCACGATCTGGATGCGCCGGTACGCCGAGTTGCGGCTATGGACACCTTCGTGGCGTACCAGCCGTTGCTGGAGGATGCGATTCTGCCGCAGCCTGAGGACTTGTACCGGGCGATGAAGGATATCGCGGCTTTTTAG
- a CDS encoding DUF1800 domain-containing protein gives MRFLLDGIVVGAVCSMLVVQPVLAAGAVPMPAKGKATEIQGDERVLHALNRFTFGPRPGDVAAVRSMGLERWFERQLDPASIDDSALDARLAAFSAMRLDQVDLMHRFPNPAVIRVMARQGDPLPMDPVERAIYGDQIEFYKMKVAAKSNADSAGKKMATDDSMEAQANAASQAKAENEGADPLAVAPEQHVGALYAQDATDKMMDMPPDVRFQAILRMQPKELAGFRRSLSKRELLQVVSGMTPEQKEILLALGGSNRVIAPELTQSRLVRDIYSDRQLEAVMTDFWLNHFNVYVKKSQLEPDLIPAYEREVIRPNALGRFEDLLVATAKSPAMLVYLDNWRSAGPDSAQARRRAKFGDASKNGAEGLNENYARELMELHTLGVGGGYTQADVTQVAKVFTGWGIEKPYLGATYSFQANRHQPGDKTVMGKTIRGGGEEEGLQVLHMLATSPATAKFISTKLAVRFVSDDPPPALVDRMSKAFLSSGGDMKVVLRTMFRSPEFWSPEVDRAKVKTPLEFVVSAVRASGAEVKNAQPLVQALDKLGMPLYGMQTPNGYDWKKEPWVSTGALVSRMNFALVLSANKVNGVRTDWVAMLGSGGLAVPVSVSSETAEAVKERKLEDMLLGEPVGERTRAAVLAQFDDASMKENAAKEFDLRGDEVGGGRRVQAQGDAQAAGMAGLLLGSPEFQRR, from the coding sequence ATGCGTTTTCTTCTTGATGGAATCGTGGTGGGGGCGGTGTGCTCGATGCTTGTGGTGCAGCCGGTCTTGGCGGCGGGTGCGGTTCCCATGCCCGCAAAGGGAAAAGCCACGGAGATCCAGGGAGACGAGCGTGTGCTCCATGCGCTCAACCGGTTTACGTTCGGGCCGAGGCCGGGAGACGTGGCGGCGGTGCGGTCGATGGGACTGGAGCGGTGGTTCGAACGGCAGCTCGATCCGGCGTCGATCGACGACTCGGCGCTGGACGCGAGGCTTGCGGCGTTTTCGGCGATGCGGCTGGACCAGGTGGATCTGATGCACAGGTTTCCGAACCCTGCCGTGATCCGGGTGATGGCGCGGCAAGGGGATCCTTTGCCGATGGATCCGGTGGAGCGAGCCATCTATGGCGATCAGATCGAGTTCTACAAGATGAAGGTGGCGGCCAAGAGCAATGCGGACAGTGCCGGAAAGAAGATGGCTACCGACGACAGCATGGAAGCACAGGCCAATGCTGCGTCCCAGGCGAAGGCGGAGAACGAGGGGGCTGATCCGCTGGCTGTTGCTCCGGAGCAGCATGTGGGAGCGCTCTATGCGCAGGATGCGACGGACAAAATGATGGATATGCCTCCGGATGTGCGCTTCCAGGCGATTCTGCGGATGCAGCCGAAGGAGCTGGCTGGTTTTCGGCGAAGCCTGAGCAAGCGGGAGCTGTTGCAGGTGGTGTCGGGCATGACGCCGGAGCAGAAGGAGATCCTGCTGGCGCTTGGCGGGTCAAACCGGGTGATTGCTCCGGAGTTGACGCAGTCGCGGCTGGTTCGAGATATCTACAGCGACCGCCAGCTCGAGGCGGTGATGACGGACTTCTGGCTGAATCACTTCAATGTGTATGTGAAGAAGAGCCAGTTGGAGCCGGACCTGATTCCTGCCTATGAGCGCGAGGTGATCCGGCCAAATGCTCTGGGGAGGTTCGAGGATCTGCTTGTGGCTACGGCGAAGAGCCCGGCGATGCTGGTTTACCTGGATAACTGGCGGAGTGCCGGGCCGGATTCGGCGCAGGCTCGGCGGCGGGCGAAGTTTGGTGACGCTTCGAAGAATGGGGCCGAGGGGCTGAACGAGAACTATGCGCGTGAGTTGATGGAGCTGCATACGCTTGGCGTGGGCGGCGGGTATACGCAGGCGGATGTGACGCAGGTGGCGAAGGTGTTTACGGGTTGGGGAATCGAAAAGCCTTACCTCGGCGCGACTTATTCGTTTCAGGCCAATCGCCATCAGCCGGGTGACAAGACGGTGATGGGGAAGACGATTCGCGGTGGGGGCGAGGAGGAAGGTTTGCAGGTGCTGCACATGCTCGCGACCAGCCCAGCGACGGCGAAGTTCATCTCGACGAAGCTGGCGGTTCGGTTCGTCAGCGACGATCCCCCGCCGGCGCTTGTGGACCGGATGAGCAAGGCGTTTCTGTCGAGCGGCGGGGATATGAAGGTGGTGCTGCGGACGATGTTCCGGTCGCCGGAGTTCTGGTCGCCGGAGGTGGACCGGGCGAAGGTGAAGACGCCGCTGGAGTTCGTGGTGTCGGCGGTGCGGGCGAGTGGGGCGGAGGTAAAGAATGCGCAGCCCCTGGTGCAGGCCCTCGACAAGTTGGGGATGCCGCTCTATGGGATGCAGACGCCGAATGGGTACGACTGGAAGAAGGAGCCCTGGGTGAGTACGGGGGCTCTGGTGAGCCGGATGAACTTCGCGCTCGTACTGAGTGCGAACAAGGTCAACGGGGTTCGGACGGATTGGGTGGCGATGCTCGGGAGCGGGGGATTGGCGGTTCCTGTGTCGGTCAGTTCCGAGACGGCGGAGGCGGTGAAGGAACGGAAGCTGGAGGACATGCTGCTTGGCGAGCCTGTGGGCGAGAGGACACGGGCAGCGGTGCTGGCGCAGTTCGACGATGCCTCGATGAAGGAGAACGCGGCCAAGGAGTTCGATCTGCGGGGTGATGAAGTAGGTGGTGGGCGCAGAGTGCAAGCGCAGGGGGATGCGCAAGCGGCTGGGATGGCTGGTTTGCTGCTTGGATCGCCGGAGTTCCAGAGACGATAG
- a CDS encoding DUF1501 domain-containing protein, giving the protein MGIFDKGLMDDSNWGCDLHGRDLARRGVSRRGFMKNGALALVGTSVIPAFLMKSVMAEATTAAANNKKLVVLFQRGAADGLNIVVPHAEKNYYAMRPSIAIQQKDVLDLNGFFGLHPAMASFKPLYDQGHLAIVHAAGSPDATRSHFDAQDYMESGTPGVKATQDGWLNRALQAEALKGKPSAFRAVALGTQVPRTLQGKQAAIAVNNLEDFSVGGKGPQTTPISNAFQAMYDQSTDAVLHGTGQETFEAVKMLKAADPAHYKPADGVVYPNTPFGNSLKQIAQLMKANLGVEAAFSDIGGWDTHQNQGNVTGQLAGRLKEFSESIAAFWKDMGPETENITLVTMSEFGRTARQNGTGGTDHGHANVMFVLGGKVKGGKVYGKWPGLWNEQLNEGRDLTVTTDFRNVLGEAAYRTLGSRNMDLVFPGGQIRPEKFLNFTV; this is encoded by the coding sequence ATGGGAATCTTCGATAAGGGCTTGATGGACGACAGCAACTGGGGCTGTGACCTGCACGGGCGGGACCTGGCGCGGCGTGGGGTGTCGCGCAGAGGCTTTATGAAGAACGGCGCGCTGGCGTTGGTGGGGACGTCCGTCATCCCGGCGTTTCTGATGAAGAGCGTCATGGCGGAGGCTACTACCGCCGCGGCGAACAACAAGAAGCTTGTTGTCTTGTTTCAGCGGGGAGCGGCGGATGGGCTGAACATCGTCGTGCCGCATGCGGAGAAGAACTACTATGCGATGCGGCCCTCGATCGCGATCCAGCAGAAGGATGTGCTGGACCTGAACGGCTTCTTCGGGCTGCATCCGGCGATGGCTTCGTTCAAGCCGCTGTATGACCAGGGGCATCTGGCCATCGTGCATGCCGCCGGGTCTCCTGACGCGACACGGTCGCACTTCGACGCGCAGGACTATATGGAGAGCGGGACGCCGGGGGTGAAGGCGACACAGGATGGCTGGCTGAACCGTGCTTTGCAGGCGGAGGCTTTGAAGGGCAAGCCGTCGGCGTTCCGGGCGGTGGCACTGGGGACGCAGGTTCCGCGAACGTTGCAAGGCAAGCAGGCAGCGATCGCGGTCAACAACCTGGAGGACTTCTCGGTCGGGGGCAAAGGGCCGCAGACGACGCCTATCTCGAACGCGTTTCAGGCTATGTACGACCAGAGCACGGACGCGGTATTGCATGGGACCGGGCAAGAGACGTTCGAGGCGGTGAAGATGCTGAAGGCGGCGGATCCGGCACACTACAAGCCGGCGGATGGGGTGGTGTATCCGAATACCCCGTTTGGCAACAGCCTGAAGCAGATCGCGCAACTGATGAAGGCAAACCTTGGGGTCGAGGCGGCGTTTTCGGATATTGGCGGATGGGATACGCACCAAAACCAGGGGAATGTAACCGGGCAGTTGGCGGGCCGGCTGAAGGAGTTTTCCGAGTCGATTGCGGCGTTCTGGAAGGATATGGGGCCGGAGACGGAGAACATCACGCTGGTGACCATGTCGGAGTTCGGGCGGACGGCGCGTCAGAACGGAACGGGCGGAACGGACCACGGGCACGCGAACGTGATGTTCGTGCTCGGCGGCAAGGTGAAGGGTGGCAAGGTCTACGGGAAGTGGCCGGGCCTCTGGAATGAGCAGCTTAACGAGGGGAGAGATCTGACGGTGACGACGGATTTCCGGAATGTTCTGGGTGAGGCGGCCTACCGGACGCTCGGATCCCGAAATATGGATCTGGTCTTCCCCGGAGGGCAGATTCGTCCGGAAAAGTTCCTGAACTTCACGGTTTAG
- a CDS encoding alpha/beta hydrolase produces MPRPKTTRTTAPQPTPKAASTPETVDPIWILKALGFTIVAALVCGYLTLCLLFYQGQWQLILHPQRSNSPLDTLGGLPAEPVHFDAAETGSPRLSGAYLAAAPNSKYAGYTVLYLRSGDASLSQSAPDAGNLAVLHGLGLSIFAFDYRGYGQSDPTHPNQIRMLEDAHAALLWTENSRHVPADHLILFGHGLGASLAVQLASSDPKIPALILDSLGPDPIGTAMADPRTRALPVRALFHEDFPLGGLSGLRTPKLLISYPTPSSPIPPTYKTAADPKTTLELVSNDPGSLPQGIARFLDQSLAQAPSSLTAPQQSR; encoded by the coding sequence ATGCCTCGCCCCAAGACCACCCGTACCACCGCCCCCCAGCCCACGCCGAAGGCAGCATCCACTCCCGAAACCGTTGACCCCATCTGGATTCTGAAGGCGCTCGGCTTCACCATCGTCGCGGCCCTTGTCTGCGGCTATCTGACCCTCTGCCTCCTCTTCTACCAGGGACAGTGGCAGCTCATCCTGCATCCCCAGCGCTCGAACTCCCCCCTCGACACTCTCGGAGGTCTCCCGGCTGAACCTGTCCATTTCGACGCCGCGGAGACTGGTTCACCGCGACTTTCGGGTGCCTACCTGGCTGCCGCGCCCAATTCAAAGTACGCAGGCTACACCGTCCTCTACCTTCGCTCGGGCGACGCCTCCCTCTCGCAGAGTGCGCCGGATGCCGGCAATCTCGCGGTCCTTCACGGATTGGGCCTCAGCATCTTCGCTTTCGACTATCGCGGATACGGCCAAAGCGACCCAACGCACCCCAATCAGATCCGCATGCTGGAAGATGCTCACGCTGCCCTGCTGTGGACTGAGAACAGTCGCCACGTACCAGCAGACCACCTGATCCTCTTCGGCCACGGTCTGGGTGCCAGCCTCGCCGTCCAACTTGCCTCTTCTGATCCAAAGATTCCTGCCCTCATCCTCGACTCTCTCGGCCCCGATCCCATCGGAACCGCCATGGCCGACCCCCGTACCCGCGCTCTCCCCGTTCGCGCGCTCTTCCACGAGGATTTTCCCCTCGGCGGCCTCTCTGGTCTCAGGACGCCAAAGCTTCTCATCAGCTATCCCACTCCGTCATCCCCGATCCCACCCACCTACAAGACTGCAGCAGATCCGAAGACAACCTTGGAGCTTGTATCAAACGATCCCGGTAGCCTTCCCCAGGGTATAGCCCGGTTCCTCGATCAAAGCCTCGCGCAGGCACCCTCAAGCCTCACGGCCCCGCAGCAAAGCCGTTGA
- a CDS encoding Rieske (2Fe-2S) protein, whose product MAQWVKLISLADAPEPGKVMECGVDGVEICLANVAGELSALDNWCPHRRGPLGEGWLEGSSVVCPWHSWAFDVKTGLSTYPEKERVDAFPLRIDGEDVLVDIE is encoded by the coding sequence TTGGCGCAATGGGTGAAGTTGATCAGCCTGGCCGACGCTCCGGAGCCGGGCAAGGTGATGGAGTGCGGGGTGGATGGGGTCGAAATCTGCCTGGCGAACGTTGCGGGAGAGTTGTCGGCGCTTGATAACTGGTGTCCGCACCGGCGCGGGCCGCTTGGGGAGGGGTGGCTCGAAGGCTCCTCGGTGGTGTGCCCGTGGCACTCGTGGGCATTTGATGTGAAGACGGGACTGTCGACTTATCCGGAGAAGGAGCGGGTGGATGCATTTCCACTAAGAATTGACGGCGAGGATGTCCTGGTAGACATCGAGTGA